A genome region from Platichthys flesus chromosome 12, fPlaFle2.1, whole genome shotgun sequence includes the following:
- the LOC133965847 gene encoding uncharacterized protein LOC133965847, translated as MDGHSSSGPVTVLLLAALTSFALGQGSLYFEEGKPLVLTPPDHGTVITSVVWTHNTDLVVEWIKNNLVFYRSFQGRTELNQSTAQLTVNDTTQSDGGEYRVEINNVQQSQVYTVKVIKKVPKPSVVLRTPSCSPTSSNCNFTCKGDPDATQLLTYSWRKDSGDPDKLGTWEPGLQTMNLLLDDVKTKGVKQISCRMKNPVSEEESDRLDNPMYPKDLGSLSSGGLAAIIIVVILVVLGLGVGVVYWQREAIKKKFCAGTDTDSSNAVRFSSVPKEDGHSVNQPPNEDQ; from the coding sequence GCTGCTCGCCGCCCTCACGAGCTTCGCGCTGGGCCAAGGTTCACTGTACTTCGAGGAGGGAAAACCCCTGGTCCTGACTCCTCCGGATCACGGAACTGTCATCACCAGCGTCGTTTGGACCCACAACACGGACCTGGTGGTGGAGTGGATTAAGAATAACCTGGTGTTCTACAGGTCGTTTCAAGGACGGACTGAACTGAACCAGAGCACCGCACAACTGACCGTCAACGACACCACGCAAAGCGACGGGGGAGAATACAGGGTGGAGATCAACAACGTGCAGCAGAGTCAAGTGTACACGGTTAAAGTGATAAAGAAGGTGCCCAAGCCCTCGGTGGTGCTGAGGACCCCGTCATGCAGCCCCACATCCAGCAACTGCAACTTTACTTGTAAGGGAGACCCCGACGCGACTCAGCTCCTCACCTACAGCTGGAGGAAGGACTCAGGTGACCCAGATAAGCTAGGTACGTGGGAGCCGGGGCTGCAGACCATGAACCTCCTCCTCGACGACGTGAAGACGAAGGGTGTAAAACAGATCTCCTGCAGGATGAAGAACCCTGTCAGCGAAGAGGAGAGCGACCGTCTTGATAACCCAATGTACCCGAAGGACCTGGGATCTTTGTCTTCAGGCGGGCTGGCTGCAATTATCATCGTCGTGATCCTTGTGGTCTTGGGACTTGGTGTGGGAGTTGTATATTGGCAGCGAGAAGCCATCAAGAAAAAGTTCTGTGCAGGTACAGACACTGACTCTTCAAATGCAGTCAGGTTTTCTTCTGTACCAAAAGAAGATGGACATTCTGTTAATCAACCCCCGAATGAAGACCAATAA
- the LOC133965848 gene encoding T-lymphocyte surface antigen Ly-9-like: MDGHSSSGPVTVLLLAALTSFALGQGPVYVEEGKPLVLTPPKHGTAIKSVVWQINGNLVAEWLSNNVVFYRSFIGRTELDKSTAQLTVNNSMQSDGGDYKVEINNELQSQVYTVKVIKKVPKPWVEVRTTPCDHTSTKCTLTCEGDPAGTQPLTYSWRKDSGEWGPEQQSNDLIISNDTETKRVKLISCRMKNPVSKEESDPLHNPMYLGGAGYFSPNGLAAGISFSVFAVALVGVGVWKREAIKEKICAGSETESPEEVGSSALNERDGSPSVNQPLNGKPN; the protein is encoded by the coding sequence ATGGATGGGCACTCGAGTTCCGGGCCCGTCACGGTGCTGCTGCTCGCCGCCCTCACGAGCTTCGCGCTGGGCCAAGGTCCGGTGTACGTCGAGGAAGGAAAACCCCTGGTCCTGACTCCTCCGAAGCACGGAACCGCCATCAAGAGCGTCGTGTGGCAGATCAACGGGAACCTGGTGGCGGAGTGGTTGAGTAATAACGTTGTGTTCTACAGGTCGTTTATAGGACGGACCGAACTGGACAAGAGCACCGCACAACTGACCGTCAACAACTCCATGCAAAGCGACGGGGGAGATTATAAGGTGGAGATCAACAACGAGCTGCAGAGTCAAGTGTACACGGTTAAAGTGATCAAGAAGGTGCCCAAGCCCTGGGTTGAGGTGAGGACCACGCCATGCGACCACACATCCACCAAATGTACCCTCACCTGTGAGGGAGACCCCGCCGGGACTCAGCCCCTCACCTACAGCTGGAGGAAGGACTCAGGTGAGTGGGGGCCGGAGCAGCAGAGTAATGACCTCATCATCTCCAATGACACGGAGACGAAGCGTGTAAAACTGATCTCGTGCAGGATGAAGAACCCAGTCAGCAAAGAGGAGAGTGACCCCCTTCATAACCCAATGTACTTGGGGGGCGCGGGATATTTCTCTCCAAATGGGCTGGCTGCAGGTATATCCTTCTCCGTCTTCGCTGTGGCCTTGGTTGGAGTTGGAGTTTGGAAGCGAGAAGCCATCAAGGAAAAGATCTGTGCAGGTTCAGAGACTGAATCTCCAGAGGAGGTCGGGAGTTCTGCTTTAAATGAAAGAGATGGAAGTCCATCTGTTAATCAACCCCTGAATGGAAAGCCAAACTAG
- the slc22a15 gene encoding solute carrier family 22 member 15 isoform X1, whose translation MDVDAAFLVVGEFGRYQKRAVAVLVVTQVYMAFQSMLIVLVGSTPEFHIEQQNDAAAGHQELHQQVTFTEDMDSIVTEWFLVKQQAYKVSLAGSLFFAGLLVGNIFFGPLSDKIGRRPVYLTGLFFEVVFGYMTALAPNYEVFALSRLLVGLMNGGIGLVSFVLTQEYVGKSYWAMTGTLTSMTFAIGIALFGALGYFIRPWRSLATAANSLGVLFLLLSLTLPESPRWLFCQGQTERAEEVLRYMALRNGNSANHLVLQRVGTAKAANHGKRGTGVLQLVLHPVLRMRTMVLMYVWYACSLVYYGLTLGASQTSGNRYVNVAMYGLVELPGYPLCIYFINKHWAGRRKSMAGFLCLAGTACLCTTFIPENTGTLLSVTSLALLGKLMVSAAFNIAYIYTSELYPTVIRNAGLGVCSMSSRVGGILAPFVPSMRALHTSMPFTVFCLSGLSAGCLGLLLPETLNRPLAETLEELDSMTRSRVLESKALLYEDNKWKSNHK comes from the exons ATGGACGTGGACGCAGCGTTCCTGGTGGTCGGGGAGTTCGGGCGGTACCAGAAACGGGCGGTGGCGGTTCTGGTCGTGACTCAG gtgtaCATGGCGTTTCAGTCGATGCTGATTGTTCTGGTTGGTTCTACACCCGAGTTCCACATCGAGCAGCAGAACGACGCCGCAGCCGGACACCAGGAGCTGCACCAACAAGTCACCTTCACGGAGGACATGGACTCCATAGTGACCGAG TGGTTTCTGGTCAAGCAGCAGGCCTATAAGGTCAGTCTCGCTGGATCGCTGTTCTTCGCCGGCCTTCTGGTGGGAAACATCTTCTTCGGGCCGCTTTCTGACAAGATCGGGAGGAGACCGGTCTACTTGACAG gTCTCTTTTTTGAGGTGGTCTTTGGCTACATGACGGCGTTAGCCCCAAACTACGAGGTCTTCGCCTTGTCCCGTCTTCTGGTGGGACTGATGAACGGCGGCATCGGCCTGGTCAGCTTTGTCCTCACTCAGGAGTACGTGGGCAAGTCCTACTGGGCCATGACAG GGACATTGACCAGTATGACTTTTGCGATTGGAATTGCTCTGTTCGGAGCTTTGGGATACTTCATCCGGCCGTGGAGGAGTCTCGCCACGGCAGCCAACTCGCTCGGCGTCCTGTTCCTCCTTCTGTCTTT AACTCTTCCAGAGTCTCCTCGTTGGCTGTTTTGTCAGGGTCAGACAGAGCGAGCTGAAGAG GTGCTGCGCTACATGGCGCTGAGAAACGGGAACTCCGCCAACCACCTGGTGCTGCAGCGGGTCGGCACCGCTAAAGCTGCTAATCATGGCAAGAGGGGCACGGGTGTCCTGCAGCTGGTCCTCCATCCGGTCCTGCGAATGAGGACCATGGTGCTCATGTATGTCTG gtaTGCGTGCAGTCTGGTGTACTATGGTCTGACTCTTGGGGCCAGTCAAACCTCTGGCAACCGTTACGTTAATGTGGCCATGTACGGTTTGGTGGAGCTGCCCGGATACCCGCTGTGTATATACTTCATCAACAAACACtg GGCTGGGAGGAGGAAAAGCATGGCCGGTTTCCTGTGTCTGGCCGGCACCGCCTGCCTCTGCACCACGTTCATCCCTGAAAACACAG GGACGTTGCTGAGCGTCACGTCGTTGGCACTTCTGGGGAAACTGATGGTCAGCGCTGCGTTCAACATCGCCTACATCTACACGTCGGAGCTCTACCCAACAGTTATCAG gaacGCTGGTTTGGGGGTGTGTTCAATGTCCAGCAGAGTTGGAGGAATTCTAGCACCATTTGTTCCCTCCATg cggGCCCTCCACACTTCCATGCCCTTCACGGTGTTCTGTCTCAGCGGCCTCTCTGCAGGCTGCCTCGGCCTCCTGCTTCCTGAGACCCTCAACCGACCACTAGCTGAAACTCTGGAGGAGCTCGACAGCATGACACGCAGCCGAGTGCTGGAGAGCAAG GCTCTTTTGTACGAGGACAACAAATGGAAATCAAACCACAAATGA
- the slc22a15 gene encoding solute carrier family 22 member 15 isoform X2: MDVDAAFLVVGEFGRYQKRAVAVLVVTQVYMAFQSMLIVLVGSTPEFHIEQQNDAAAGHQELHQQVTFTEDMDSIVTEWFLVKQQAYKVSLAGSLFFAGLLVGNIFFGPLSDKIGRRPVYLTGLFFEVVFGYMTALAPNYEVFALSRLLVGLMNGGIGLVSFVLTQEYVGKSYWAMTGTLTSMTFAIGIALFGALGYFIRPWRSLATAANSLGVLFLLLSLTLPESPRWLFCQGQTERAEEVLRYMALRNGNSANHLVLQRVGTAKAANHGKRGTGVLQLVLHPVLRMRTMVLMYACSLVYYGLTLGASQTSGNRYVNVAMYGLVELPGYPLCIYFINKHWAGRRKSMAGFLCLAGTACLCTTFIPENTGTLLSVTSLALLGKLMVSAAFNIAYIYTSELYPTVIRNAGLGVCSMSSRVGGILAPFVPSMRALHTSMPFTVFCLSGLSAGCLGLLLPETLNRPLAETLEELDSMTRSRVLESKALLYEDNKWKSNHK; this comes from the exons ATGGACGTGGACGCAGCGTTCCTGGTGGTCGGGGAGTTCGGGCGGTACCAGAAACGGGCGGTGGCGGTTCTGGTCGTGACTCAG gtgtaCATGGCGTTTCAGTCGATGCTGATTGTTCTGGTTGGTTCTACACCCGAGTTCCACATCGAGCAGCAGAACGACGCCGCAGCCGGACACCAGGAGCTGCACCAACAAGTCACCTTCACGGAGGACATGGACTCCATAGTGACCGAG TGGTTTCTGGTCAAGCAGCAGGCCTATAAGGTCAGTCTCGCTGGATCGCTGTTCTTCGCCGGCCTTCTGGTGGGAAACATCTTCTTCGGGCCGCTTTCTGACAAGATCGGGAGGAGACCGGTCTACTTGACAG gTCTCTTTTTTGAGGTGGTCTTTGGCTACATGACGGCGTTAGCCCCAAACTACGAGGTCTTCGCCTTGTCCCGTCTTCTGGTGGGACTGATGAACGGCGGCATCGGCCTGGTCAGCTTTGTCCTCACTCAGGAGTACGTGGGCAAGTCCTACTGGGCCATGACAG GGACATTGACCAGTATGACTTTTGCGATTGGAATTGCTCTGTTCGGAGCTTTGGGATACTTCATCCGGCCGTGGAGGAGTCTCGCCACGGCAGCCAACTCGCTCGGCGTCCTGTTCCTCCTTCTGTCTTT AACTCTTCCAGAGTCTCCTCGTTGGCTGTTTTGTCAGGGTCAGACAGAGCGAGCTGAAGAG GTGCTGCGCTACATGGCGCTGAGAAACGGGAACTCCGCCAACCACCTGGTGCTGCAGCGGGTCGGCACCGCTAAAGCTGCTAATCATGGCAAGAGGGGCACGGGTGTCCTGCAGCTGGTCCTCCATCCGGTCCTGCGAATGAGGACCATGGTGCTCAT gtaTGCGTGCAGTCTGGTGTACTATGGTCTGACTCTTGGGGCCAGTCAAACCTCTGGCAACCGTTACGTTAATGTGGCCATGTACGGTTTGGTGGAGCTGCCCGGATACCCGCTGTGTATATACTTCATCAACAAACACtg GGCTGGGAGGAGGAAAAGCATGGCCGGTTTCCTGTGTCTGGCCGGCACCGCCTGCCTCTGCACCACGTTCATCCCTGAAAACACAG GGACGTTGCTGAGCGTCACGTCGTTGGCACTTCTGGGGAAACTGATGGTCAGCGCTGCGTTCAACATCGCCTACATCTACACGTCGGAGCTCTACCCAACAGTTATCAG gaacGCTGGTTTGGGGGTGTGTTCAATGTCCAGCAGAGTTGGAGGAATTCTAGCACCATTTGTTCCCTCCATg cggGCCCTCCACACTTCCATGCCCTTCACGGTGTTCTGTCTCAGCGGCCTCTCTGCAGGCTGCCTCGGCCTCCTGCTTCCTGAGACCCTCAACCGACCACTAGCTGAAACTCTGGAGGAGCTCGACAGCATGACACGCAGCCGAGTGCTGGAGAGCAAG GCTCTTTTGTACGAGGACAACAAATGGAAATCAAACCACAAATGA